The Acidimicrobiales bacterium genome window below encodes:
- a CDS encoding replication-associated recombination protein A — MPDDLFAAAASERLAARAPLADRLRPTSLDEVVGQDHLLGPGKPLRRLIEADRLSSAILWGPAGTGKTTLARLVARTTEKSFAALSAVDASVKDVRTVIAQARQRLGERGQGTILFLDEVHRFSKSQQDALLPAVEEGLLVLIGATTENPHFTVNPPLMSRSTLFRLEPLGAEAVRELIERGLRAEEAEADDEAIDHLMTRAGGDGRQTLTALEVAVALAEGRRRDAEGGAGAEGPPVVRVDDVEAALGVNALRYGRDEHYDVISAFIKSIRGSDPDAGLWWLATMLEAGEDARFIARRLVILASEDVGMADPLSLLVADAAARAVEHVGLPEAQLNLAHAVVHLATAPKSNRVTVALGRAQADVREGPTGRVPAHLRDGHYQGAKGLGHGEGYRYPHDDPRGWVPQQHRPDEVADRVYYEPSEHGREDAVRRRLAELRGGTG, encoded by the coding sequence GTGCCCGACGACCTCTTCGCGGCGGCGGCCTCCGAGCGCCTGGCGGCCCGGGCGCCCCTGGCCGACCGCCTGCGCCCCACCTCGCTGGACGAGGTGGTGGGCCAGGACCACCTCCTGGGCCCGGGCAAGCCCCTCCGGCGGCTCATCGAGGCCGACCGCCTGTCCTCGGCCATCCTGTGGGGCCCGGCCGGCACCGGGAAGACCACCCTGGCCCGGCTGGTGGCCCGCACCACCGAGAAGTCCTTCGCCGCCCTCTCGGCCGTGGACGCCTCGGTCAAGGACGTGCGGACGGTCATCGCCCAGGCTCGCCAGCGGCTGGGGGAGCGGGGCCAGGGCACCATCCTGTTCCTGGACGAGGTCCACCGCTTCTCCAAGTCCCAGCAGGACGCCCTGCTGCCGGCGGTGGAGGAGGGCCTGCTGGTCCTCATCGGGGCCACCACCGAGAACCCCCACTTCACCGTCAACCCACCCCTCATGAGCCGCTCCACCCTGTTCCGCCTGGAGCCCCTGGGGGCCGAGGCGGTGCGGGAGCTCATCGAGCGCGGCCTACGGGCCGAGGAGGCCGAGGCCGACGACGAGGCCATCGACCACCTCATGACCCGGGCCGGGGGCGACGGGCGCCAGACCCTCACCGCCCTGGAGGTGGCGGTGGCCCTGGCCGAGGGCCGGCGCCGTGACGCTGAGGGTGGGGCGGGGGCCGAGGGCCCGCCGGTCGTGCGGGTGGACGACGTGGAGGCGGCCCTGGGGGTCAACGCCCTGCGCTACGGGCGGGACGAGCACTACGACGTGATCAGCGCCTTCATCAAGAGCATCCGGGGCTCGGACCCCGACGCCGGCCTGTGGTGGTTGGCCACCATGCTCGAGGCCGGCGAGGACGCCCGCTTCATCGCCCGCCGCCTGGTCATCCTGGCCTCCGAGGACGTGGGCATGGCCGACCCGCTGTCGCTGCTGGTGGCCGACGCCGCGGCCCGAGCCGTGGAGCACGTGGGCCTGCCCGAGGCCCAGCTCAACCTGGCCCACGCCGTGGTCCACCTGGCCACCGCGCCCAAGTCCAACCGGGTCACCGTGGCCCTGGGCCGGGCCCAGGCCGACGTGCGCGAGGGGCCCACCGGGCGGGTGCCGGCCCACCTCCGCGACGGCCACTACCAGGGAGCCAAGGGCCTGGGCCACGGCGAGGGCTATCGGTACCCTCACGACGACCCCCGGGGCTGGGTGCCCCAGCAGCACCGCCCCGACGAGGTGGCCGACCGGGTCTACTACGAGCCGTCGGAGCACGGCCGGGAGGACGCCGTGCGCCGCCGCCTGGCCGAGCTGCGGGGGGGGACGGGGTGA